The Drechmeria coniospora strain ARSEF 6962 chromosome 02, whole genome shotgun sequence genome has a segment encoding these proteins:
- a CDS encoding putative RCO3-probable glucose transporter — MCCAAPVRATLRPFSDRAARHAERHPQPRPTLDASIGRRPISAPLARPFASGVPLAASPSPPPGDPQFFFFSPSSVWLVLSSIHCPLCMYMVEFLRTVRCRTYTVPHSFQNPRLHAQVCPATTTASLRQPCATYAPPPSSVDLVRPRRLPLLLSSSPRLPLPRKPNRGTPFPTESTLPTRCTHGSVAGTQLTRRPSSRGPRISPSGRPELDPISRSRAAAAYDDDECSAKDIDAHQDDPCDSSLRPWTDVPPSATMAIAMGWHKPDNVAGSSAPAIMVGLFVASGGLLFGYDTGAINGILAMPEFKNQFATTCQTNGQPDICPKDLSIIVAILSAGTVVGSLLAAPAGDSIGRRITLLIAVGIFCIGGICQACADAIPLLLVGRALAGVGVGAISVLVPLYQSEMAPKWIRGTLVCAYQLSITIGLLSASVINIITANRPNSSAYRIPLGLQIAPALVLTAGLLVLPETPRFLVKKGRKEEAGISLSRLRRLDITHPALVDELGEIVANHRYELTLGPDTYKDVFVGTPHLGRRTFTGCGLQMLQQLTGINFIMYYSTTFFGGVGVSSPYTKSLVINIINVVSTIPGLLIIESWGRRRLLMVGAMGMAVCQLLMASFSAAAGQDLQDVSQTILVVFCSLNIFFFAASWGPVAWVVTSEIYPLKIRAKAMSLSTASNWILNFGIAYSTPFMVSTGPGNAGFGPKIFFIWGAFCILAVFFVWCMVYETSKISLEQIDEMYERVNHAWNSKTFEPSWSFQQILDEGWSPSAVEANHALEAVSSHSTAESTLGDSNSSTITMHHNDGNASPSSLNNNKSTPPMANVDFSY, encoded by the exons ATGTGCTGCGCTGCACCGGTGCGTGCAACTCTCAGGCCTTTCAGCGACCGAGCAGCGCGCCACGCAGAGCGCCATCCTCAGCCCAGGCCAACCCTTGACGCTAGCATCGGCCGGCGTCCAATCAGCGCTCCTCTTGCCAGGCCTTTCGCCTCAGGCGTCCCGCTCGCCGCATCGCCCAGTCCCCCCCCCGGGGACCCCCAgtttttcttcttctctcCCTCCAGCGTCTGGCTCGTCCTCAGTTCCATCCATTGTccgctgtgcatgtacatggtcGAGTtcctccgtaccgtacgcTGCCGTACTTATACTGTACCGCACTCGTTCCAAAATCCACGACTGCACGCACAAGTCTgcccggccacgacgaccgCTTCCCTCCGCCAACCCTGTGCAACCTACGCTCCTCCGCCCTCCTCTGTCGACCTggttcgccctcgtcgtctgcctctcctcctctcctcctctcctcgtcttccCTTGCCTCGAAAACCGAACCGCGGCACGCCCTTCCCGACAGAGTCAACCCTCCCGACCCGTTGCACGCATGGTTCTGTAGCCGGCACTCAGCTCAcccgtcgcccgtcgtcgaggggccCTCGAATTTCACCCTCCGGCCGGCCTGAGCTCGACCCGATCAGCCGCtcccgtgccgccgccgcgtacgacgacgacgagtgctCTGCAAAGGACATCGACGCCCACCAGGACGACCCGTGCGATTCCTCTCTGCGACCGTGGACTGACGTCCCACCGTCCGCAACCATGGCGATTGCCATGGGCTGGCATAAGCCCGACAATGTCGCAGGCTCGTCAGCGCCAGCCATCATGGTTGGCCTTTTTGTGGCATCCGGAGGACTGCTCTTCGGATACGACACAGG AGCCATCAACGGAATCCTCGCCATGCCCGAGTTCAAGAATCAGTTCGCCACCACCTGCCAGACAAACGGCCAGCCCGACATATGCCCAAAGGACCTGTCCATCATTGTCGCCATCTTGAGCGCAGGAACCGTCGTCGGGTCGCTTCTCGCCGCCCCGGCCGGCGACTCCATCGGCCGCCGCATCACCCttctcatcgccgtcggcatcttTTGCATCGGCGGCATCTGTCAGGCCTGCGCGGACGCCATCCCGCTGCTCCTCGTTGGAAG GGCCTTggctggcgtcggcgtcggcgccatctCCGTCCTCGTACCTTTGTATCAATCCGAAATGGCGCCCAAGTGGATTCGAGGCACCTTGGTGTGCGCCTACCAACTCTCCATCACCATCGGCCTGCTCTCCGCCTCCGTCATCAACATCATAACGGCGAACCGTCCCAACTCGTCGGCCTATCGGATCCCGCTTGGTCTGCAGATCGCacccgccctcgtcctcaccgccggtctcctcgtcctccccgAGACGCCACGGTTCCTGGTGAAGAAGGGCCGAAAGGAGGAGGCTGGCATATCGCTCAGTCGTCTGCGGCGTCTCGACATCACCCATCCagctctcgtcgacgagctcggagAAATCGTGGCGAATCACCGCTATGAGCTCACGCTCGGCCCGGACACGTACAAGGATGTTTTCGTCGGCACGccgcacctcggccgccgcaccTTTACCGGATGTGGCCTGCAGATGCTGCAGCAGCTGACGGGGATCAACTTCATCATGTACTACAGCACCAccttcttcggcggcgtcggcgtctccAGCCCGTACACCAAGTCGCTGGTCATCAACATCATCAACGTCGTGTCCACCATCCCGGGTCTGTTGATCATTGAATCCTggggtcgacggcgactgTTGATGGTCGGTGCCATGGGCATGGCCGTCTGCCAACTCCTCATGGCTTCCttcagcgccgccgccggccaggatCTCCAGGACGTTTCCCAGACGATCCTTGTTGTCTTCTGCTCCCTTAacatcttcttcttcgccgcctcctggGGTCCCGTCGCCTGGGTCGTCACGTCCGAAATATACCCTCTCAAGATCCGAGCGAAAGCCATGTCGCTatcgacggcctcgaatTGGATCCTAAACTTTGGCATCGCCTACAGCACCCCTTTCATGGTCAGCACGGGACCCGGGAACGCGGGCTTCGGGCCCAAGATCTTCTTCATCTGGGGCGCCTTCTGCATCTTGGCCGTTTTCTTCGTCTGGTGCATGGTTTACGAGACGAGCAAAATCAGCCTGGAGCAGATTGACGAGATGTACGAGCGCGTCAACCATGCCTGGAACAGCAAAACGTTTGAGCCCAGCTGGAGTTTCCAGCAGATCCTCGATGAGGGTTGGTCCCCAAGCGCCGTCGAAGCCAACCACGCCTTGGAGGCTGTTTCGTCCCATTCGACGGCCGAAAGCACGCTCGGCGACTCCAACTCCTCTACCATCACGATGCATCACAACGATGGGAATGCGTCGCCATCTTCAttgaataataataaatcGACACCGCCCATGGCGAATGTGGATTTTAGCTATTAG
- a CDS encoding plasma membrane zinc ion transporter, giving the protein MICLNKADEGTFRHLAWNQSPPALAADQTTRQDLNGISNLREYVAADQDDVGGGGGGVGALGPGAAAASDAKLRRDRLASVPDAGRRSDGLSSHPNEVTAAEPRLLWASSRLWSWTTWILSVLFFSCLISSLAPRIGSTFRNDVADIGPDPRPRHHGRPIRPLEPPELAGLSRRSTCATGGVDKTKYDIPLHAGALFIIWFVSTLGCAFPLLATKFPGLRIPRRFFFAIRHFGTGVLIATAFVHLLPTAFISLGNPCLGSFWTNDYQAMPGAIALASIFLITVIEMIFHPARHESSPPIEAGPVVDGNGHATAQAPPSKAGHMCSSTAMLPFRDMGPLRGRSSSMGQELSQMNQTPPRAQRAVAGEDIAVVFDQDDVTDVDAKATPDAKADSSLDGSNGSFAEPQISPEMKRRKERLQCILLEMGILFHSVFIGMALSVSIGSDFIVLLIAIVFHQTFEGLALGSRIAAIEWEGKRWQPWLMALAYGCTTPLGQAIGLATHTLYSPDSEVGLIVVGVMNAISAGLLTFASLVELLSEDFLSDESWRYLRGKQRVIACILVFLGAFFMSLVGAWA; this is encoded by the exons ATGATTTGCCTCAACAAGGCTGACGAGGGCACCTTCAGGCATCTCGCTTGGAACCAGAGCCCGCCTGCGCTGGCTGCGGACCAGACGACGCGGCAGGACCTCAACGGCATCTCGAACCTGCGCGAAtatgtcgccgccgaccaggacgacgtcggcggtggcggcggcggcgtcggtgccctGGGCCCTGGAGCGGCCGCGGCATCGGATGCAAAGTTGCGGCGTGACCGTCTGGCCTCCGTGCCGGATGCGGGACGACGGTCTGACG GACTGTCCTCGCATCCCAACGAGGTGACCGCCGCTGAGCCTCGCCTTCTCTGGGCATCGTCCCGGCTCTGGAGCTGGACGACCTGGATCCTCTCCGTTCTCTTCTTTTCCTGCCTGATTTCGTCCCTCGCCCCCCGCATCGGCTCGACGTTCCGGAACGACGTTGCCGACATCGGCCCCgaccctcgtcctcgccaccatggccggccCATCCGTCCTCTCGAGCCTCCCGAGCTCGCCGGGCTGAGCAGACGGTCGACGTGCGCGacgggcggcgtcgacaagaCAAAGTACGACATACCCCTTCACGCCGGCGCCCTCTTCATCATCTGGTTCGTCTCCACCCTCGGCTGCGCGttccccctcctcgccaccaAGTTTCCGGGCTTGCGCATCCCGCGAcgcttcttcttcgccaTCCGCCActtcggcaccggcgtcctCATCGCCACCGCCTTTGTCCACCTGCTCCCGACCGCCTTCATCTCGCTCGGGAACCCGTGCCTCGGCAGCTTCTGGACCAACGATTACCAGGCCATGCCGGGCGCCATTGCCCTCGCCTCCATCTTCCTCATCACCGTCATCGAGATGATATTTCACCCCGCTCGCCACGAGTCCTCTCCGCCCATCGAAGCCggtcccgtcgtcgacgggaaCGGCCATGCCACGGCccaggcgccgccgtccaagGCGGGTCACATGTGCTCCAGCACCGCCATGCTCCCCTTCCGGGACATGGGCCCCCTCCGCGGTCGCTCATCTAGCATGGGCCAGGAACTCTCCCAGATGAACCAGACGCCCCCCCGAGCCCaacgcgccgtcgccggcgaggacattgccgtcgtcttcgaccAGGACGACgtcaccgacgtcgacgccaaggcCACGCCCGACGCCAAGGCCGACAGCAGTCTGGACGGAAGCAACGGCTCCTTTGCCGAGCCTCAAATCTCGCCCGAGATGAAGCGCCGCAAGGAGCGGCTCCAGTGCATCCTGCTCGAGATGGGCATCCTCTTCCACAGCGTCTTCATCGGCATGGCCCTCAGCGTCTCCATCGGCAGCGACTTCATCGTCctgctcatcgccatcgtcttccACCAGACCTTTGAAGgtctcgccctcggctcacgcatcgccgccatcgagtGGGAGGGGAAGCGGTGGCAGCCTTGGCTCATGGCCCTCGCCTACGGCTGCACCACGCCGCTCGGCCAGGCCATCGGTCTCGCCACCCACACCCTCTACAGCCCGGACTCGGAGGTTggcctcatcgtcgtcggcgtcatgaATGCCATCTCGGCCGGTCTCCTGACCTTTGCCTCGCTTGTCGAGCTCCTCTCCGAGGACTTTCTCAGCGACGAGAGCTGGAGGTACCTGCGTGGGAAGCAGCGCGTCATCGCCTgcatcctcgtcttcctcggcgccttcttcatgagcctcgtcggcgcgtgGGCGTAA
- a CDS encoding FRG1-like family protein translates to MVKPLTFKGDKKAKKRKRERDGDKAGNDDDGTRGTKQLQKKTDDGDEASDDSWVSADVALDVVGPVMIVLPTDKPSALACDASGKVFAMAIENTVEGNPTTAEPHDVRQVWVAHKISGTDHHRFKGHHGRYVVGHLTLAPAGTEAGRTDSSSMTDLACPHRRYLSCDKIGILSATSEAVSPLECFSVIATADTPGTFQLQTLRDTLLAIKPSTSSKANAPPAEVRGDADTISFNTTLRIRMQARFKPKLKASKEEKSLAKISRRELEDAAGRRLNEDEVKVLKRARREGDYHEKLLDIKVKGKHDKFA, encoded by the coding sequence ATGGTCAAGCCGCTGACCTTCAAAGGCGACAAGAAAGCGAAGAAGAGAAAGCGCGAGAGGGACGGTGACAAGGCCGgcaatgacgacgacggcacgagGGGGACGAAGCAGCTGCAGAAAAAgacggacgatggcgacgaggcgagcgacgacAGCTGGGTCTCTGCCGACGTGGCCCTCGACGTGGTAGGGCCCGTCATGATCGTGCTGCCGACGGACAAGCCCTCGGCGCTGGCATGCGACGCGAGCGGAAAGGTCTTTGCCATGGCCATCGAGAACACGGTCGAGGGgaacccgacgacggccgaacCGCACGACGTACGGCAGGTCTGGGTGGCGCACAAGATATCCGGGACGGACCACCATCGGTTCAAGGGGCATCATGGACggtacgtcgtcggccacctcACCCTCGCCCCAGCCGGTACCGAGGCGGGCAGGACCGACAGCAGCTCGATGACTGACTTGGCTTGCCCACACCGCAGGTACCTCTCATGTGACAAGATTGGCATActctcggccacgtcggaAGCCGTCTCGCCGCTCGAGTGCTTTTCCGTcatcgccacggccgacaCACCCGGGACGTTCCAGCTGCAGACGCTGCGCGACACGCTGCTGGCCATcaagccgtcgacgtcgtccaaGGCCaacgcgccgccggccgaggtgcgtggcgacgccgacaccATCAGCTTCAACACGACGCTGCGCATCCGCATGCAGGCGCGCTTCAAGCCCAAGCTCAAAGCATCCAAGGAAGAGAAGTCGCTGGCCAAGATCAGCCgtcgcgagctcgaggacgccgccggACGAAGGTtgaacgaggacgaggtcaaggtgCTCAAGAGGGCGCGTCGGGAGGGAGACTATCACGAGAAGCTTCTGGACATCAAGGTCAAGGGCAAGCACGACAAGTTTGCGTGA
- a CDS encoding Cytochrome P450: MNNSHLFSPSSPLPRPAGATFHDLYLLVPAFTTILLLSLSGSARMAAGGNRSRPRLAAASSRSSARTGLPHVSSAIPWVGHALKLHRDGGRYVDGLIRKTRQPIFSIDVLSKRLLVIDPSLDRVLAKHARHTSLIQLIALVGRRALHLGDKAIRILNEYDPRPFHAHALSSPQGSLELAEASVSYLGERFGKQPRVQEVPLGRWLFEMVACATARAVWGPENPWAEDGEFMDQFIILSDEFESLCRPLPSITARAAYRARELVVGKLVAFHRAHRSARMSSLAHRTNAIYINDADWETNLDYYKFELIEALGLLPTASTVSVWLVRYLLVNDELRRKVVDEIRQLKATTGEDAGRGSALGHLEMSNIRETCPHLVAAWHETMRLCMTMVPRVASSDFTLTLPPSCAYPCPPVAGPISIFKHDVVLLPMLSFNLDPKTWGPDAESFRAERFLDDSGRLRCQLTQKVRGFGVAGNLCPGRRFGSETALLTVATLLRDFDVESATGAPFPPPPRREAMNFGFDRLGDEVQARLVRIR; the protein is encoded by the exons ATGAACAATAGCCACCTGTTTTCCCCCtcttctcctctcccccgTCCGGCGGGAGCCACGTTCCATGACCTGTACCTGCTCGTTCCCGCCTTCACCACCATCCTCCTCCTGTCCCTCTCcggctcggcgaggatggctgCTGGGGGGAATCGTTCCCGTCCGAGGCTGGCCGCCGCATCGTCACGCTCCTCAGCGCGAACGGGCCTCCCCCACGTTTCCTCGGCCATCCCGTGGGTTGGACACGCGCTCAAGCTCCATCGCGACGGCGGACggtacgtcgacggcctgaTACGCAAGACGCGGCAGCCCATATTCAGCATCGACGTCCTGTCCAAGCGGCTGCTCGTCATCGATCCCTCCCTCGATCGTGTCCTGGCGAAGCACGCGCGCCACACGAGCTTGATCCAgctcatcgccctcgtcggcagaCGCGCCCTTCACCTCGGTGACAAGGCAATTCGCATCCTCAACGAGTACGACCCGCGGCCCTTCCACGCCCATGCCCTCTCGAGCCCTCAGGGGTCGCTGGAGCTTGCCGAGGCCTCGGTCTCGTACCTCGGCGAACGGTTCGGCAAGCAGCCGCGGGTGCAGGAGGTCCCCCTCGGGCGCTGGCTGTTCGAAATGGTCGCCTGCGCAACGGCACGGGCCGTCTGGGGCCCGGAGAACCCGTGggcggaggacggcgagTTCATGGACCAGTTCAT CATCTTGAGCGACGAATTCGAGTCCTTGTGCCGGCCCTTGCCCTCCATCACGGCCAGGGCGGCATACCGTGcccgcgagctcgtcgtcggcaagctcgtcgcTTTTCACCGCGCCCACCGCTCGGCTCGAATGTCGAGCCTGGCCCACCGAACCAACGCGATATACATCAACGATGCCGACTGGGAGACCAACCTGGACTACTACAAGTTTGAGCTGATCGAGGCCTTGGGTCTtttgccgacggcgagcaccgTCTCCGTCTGGCTTGTCCGGTACCtcctcgtcaacgacgagctgcggcggaaagtcgtcgacgagatccGTCAGCTCAAGGCAACGACGGGTGAAGACGCCGGCCGTGGCTCCGCGCTGGGGCATCTGGAAATGAGCAATATTCGCGAGACTTGCCCCCACCTCGTTGCCGCTTGGCATGAGACGATGCGCCTCTGCATGACCATGGTGCCCCGCGTCGCCTCGAGCGATTTCACCCTGACCCTGCCTCCCTCCTGCGCTTACCCATGCCCGCCCGTTGCCGGACCGATATCCATCTTCAAGCACGACGTTGTCCTCCTGCCGATGCTCTCCTTCAACCTCGATCCCAAGACATGGGGGCCGGATGCCGAATCCTTCAGGGCCGAGCGCTTTCTAGATGATAGTGGGAGGCTGCGCTGCCAGCTGACGCAGAAGGTACGCGGCTttggcgtcgccggcaacTTGTGTCCGGGCAGGCGCTTCGGCTCCGAGACGGCCCTTTtgacggtggcgacgctGCTGAGAGACTTTGACGTCGAGAGCGCGACCGGCGCGCCGTTTCCTCCGCCGCCAAGGCGGGAAGCGATGAATTTTGGATTCGACCGGCTGGGCGACGAAGTGCAGGCGAGACTTGTGAGAATCCGCTGA
- a CDS encoding putative Cutinase transcription factor 1 alpha produces the protein MYDAFLDSAGEFQQMSLQPQTNGKDVQDVYTHHGSYPDSAASNFHALPFEASESQHNLHYTTVPPPSVSVMDQQYAPQNAFPTPPLQQEPRQDSSPGAYSTDSYLQQDLADLLGGLKVNELGTAPYLRNKASFRREEQPAIEDDDGFGSVLTPIASGPGHKVRIPLELMPDDASALHYFDLYFVHVHPYVPVLDKAQFYRQWSTARETISPLILEALFAIGSRLADDPTQGQQWLALASRHADAFMDVPRLSTLQALLMILKAREAAPKRGYYYRSWMTVIQCVQMGKDLGLEEHHDEHQAGQPCEHSAAECQLRTRIWQTVFVCEVMVSTPQGRHNLSVDLDSVDFDLPQPIGGGGDDDHLVARNFTHFARLVRNIGKMSNVYSKIRRKKDWGMDPEFQQLSQSINSFLTELPADMSITFPPDNSPPLLPSSFLGNLHSYYYLVLILYYRPVLSFLDPAANESQWKHHMLICYNSAKALCRLQEAMLQSYGLTGLQSMQRGFSFTVYAGLSCIVLHLVAIVSPDPDFNTDAREYFTRHMRILEKAMEAWPMPELQRQVDAVREAFSADVSRPFVLKPSFPYGSPRSSSHSSPPRGKHGYRSMDRTGSMDQHLGAAHAPTMSYSGHPMSPVSADPGDSKSDSPIIQSLAMMPEGPASDISNGLVMESSQPSWNPARIFEQWNTSFGAPTHAGQVSPTQTHPMNITASSSSASEVSTVHDFQQVNSSIPRQVPAQQYSTSAPMPHFITPAMWQESVASVYEGGLKRSWDYDAIGVPKRH, from the exons ATGTACGATGCCTTTCTAGATTCCGCCGGCGAGTTTCAGCAAATGTCGCTGCAACCTCAGACGAACGGCAAGGACGTTCAGGACGTGTACACCCACCACGGCTCCTAccccgactcggccgcctccaaCTTTCACGCACTTCCTTTCGAAGCATCCGAGTCGCAGCACAACCTGCATTACACCACGGTCCCGCCGCCTTCCGTATCCGTCATGGACCAGCAGTACGCGCCCCAGAACGCCTTTCCCACCCCCCCTCTGCAGCAGGAGCCGCGGCAGGACTCGTCCCCGGGGGCCTACTCTACAGATTCCTACCTGCAGCAAGATCTCGCCGATCTTCTGGGTGGCTTGAAGGTGAACGAGTTGGGAACAG CGCCCTATCTGCGCAACAAGGCATCGTTTCGACGTGAGGAGCAGCCGGCGATtgaggatgatgacggctTTGGGAGCGTTTTGACCCCCATTGCCTCTGGCCCAGGCCACAAAGTTCGAATCCCCCTGGAGTTGATGCCGGACGACGCCTCGGCGCTGCACTATTTTGATCTCTACTTTGTCCACGTGCACCCTTACGTTCCCGTTCTCGACAAAGCTCAGTTCTATCGCCAGTGGAGCACGGCTCGGGAGACGATTTCACCCCTGATTCTCGAGGCACTCTTTGCCATTGGAAGCCGCTTGGCCGACGATCCCACCCAGGGGCAGCAGTGGCTTGCTCTCGCTTCAA GACATGCCGACGCCTTCATGGACGTTCCCCGCTTGAGCACCCTGCAGGCTCTGTTGATGATTCTCAAGGCGcgggaggcggcgccgaAACGGGGCTACTACTATCGCTCCTGGATGACCGTCATCCAGTGCGTCCAGATGGGCAAGGATTTGGGGCTCGAGGAGCACCACGACGAACACCAAGCCGGCCAGCCCTGCGAGCACAGCGCTGCGGAATGCCAACTTCGCACCCGAATCTGGCAGACGGTATTTGTCTGCGAAGTCATGGTCAGCACTCCTCAAG GCCGTCACAACTTGTCCGTCGACCTGGACTCTGTCGACTTTGACCTCCCCCAGCCAATCGGCGGaggtggcgatgacgatcATCTCGTTGCGCGGAATTTTACCCACTTCGCTCGGCTCGTGCGCAACATTGGCAAGATGAGCAACGTCTACTCCAAGATAAGGAGGAAAAAGGACTGGGGCATGGACCCGGAGTTCCAGCAGCTGAGCCAGAGCATCAATTCGTTTCTGACCGAGCTGCCTGCCGACATGTCGATTACATTTCCGCCCGACAATTCGCCGCCGCTCCTGCCGTCCTCGTTTCTCGGAAACCTGCACTCGTACTACTACCTGGTCCTCATCCTCTACTACCGCCCCGTGCTGTCCTTTCTCGACCCGGCTGCGAACGAGTCGCAGTGGAAGCATCACATGCTGATCTGCTACAACTCGGCAAAGGCACTCTGCCGTCTTCAAGAGGCCATGCTGCAGTCGTACGGCCTCACCGGGCTTCAGAGCATGCAGAGAGGATTCAGCTTTACCGTTTACGCCGGGCTATCCTGCATCGTCCTCCATCTT GTGGCCATCGTATCGCCCGACCCTGACTTCAACACTGACGCACGCGAGTACTTTACTCGCCACATGAGGATACTGGAAAAGGCCATGGAGGCGTGGCCGATGCCGGAGCTTCAAAGGcaggtcgacgccgtccgcgAAGCCTTTTCGGCCGATGTCAGCAGGCCCTTTGTGCTCAAGCCATCCTTTCCGTACGGAAGCCCACGTTCGTCGAGCCACTCGAGCCCCCCGCGAGGAAAGCATGGGTACAGGTCGATGGACAGGACGGGCTCCATGGATCAACACTTGGGGGCTGCGCATGCCCCGACAATGTCTTACTCGGGCCATCCCATGTCTCCGGTTTCGGCAGATCCGGGCGACAGCAAGAGTGACTCGCCAATCATCCAGTCACTGGCCATGATGCCTGAAGGCCCAGCATCGGATATTTCCAACGGCCTGGTGATGGAGAGCAGCCAGCCCTCGTGGAACCCGGCTCGGATCTTTGA GCAATGGAACACGTCCTTTGGCGCTCCGACTCATGCGGGGCAAGTCTCGCCGACTCAAACACATCCGATGAACATTACCGCTTCCTCTTCGAGTGCCTCGGAAGTGTCGACAGTTCACGATTTTCAGCAGGTAAATTCGTCTATTCCCCGGCAGGTGCCGGCGCAACAATACTCCACGTCGGCACCTATGCCACACTTCATCACGCCGGCCATGTGGCAGGAGTCGGTGGCGAGCGTTTACGAAGGTGGGCTCAAACGGTCCTGGGACTACGACGCGATAGGGGTACCCAAGCGTCACTAG
- a CDS encoding glycerol:H+ symporter, translating into MGATSFLRQVYDLDTLDTRFTNTSSVPYQTVIDARTDPAAKKESSAKGQPRTQPSRWQTSEFYLYYLVFVLAVPVMFWIPYSVSRPSDPRYHKFEEHLSDGWIPGRKVDISDAQYHTFRGNLPYMGALLLCHPVLRRAWDFACQKPGQKVPTGSARLEQRASFDFAFALLYLLILHGVSAFKVLAILCINHQIAMKLPRKYIPVVTWLFNVSTLFANELTEGYRLSRLARHVAGPDSALVHWGTWLDGYGGLLSRWEVLFNITILRLISFNMDYYWSIEKQSANSLESAADVPKKKQLDPANLSERDRISMPAAVHEFTFRNYLAYAIYAPLYLAGPILTFNDYIAQMKHRAASIERPRTLRYGVRFILVLLAMELVLHYDYVGAISKAAPIWSDYSPAQLSMLSFFNLHIIWLKLLLPWRLFRLWALIDGIDPPENMVRCVSNNYSTQLFWRAWHRSYNRWLIRYIYIPLGGSSFRNWRATAKSIMTMLLVFTFVALWHDIQLRLLIWGWLIVLFMMPEWIAAYLFPKRKWESRPTEYRMLCCVGAVVNVLMMMAANLVGFAVGLDGLESIVKGILHDFSGVVFLVVACSCLFVGVQVMFEIREAERRKGVTVKC; encoded by the exons ATGGGCGCGACGTCGTTTCTTCGTCAAGTCTACGATCTCGACACACTCGACACTCGCTTCACCAATACCTCCTCTGTCCCCTACCAAACCGTCATCGACGCGCGCACCGACCCGGCGGCGAAAAAGGAGTCGTCGGCCAAAGGACAGCCTCGCACCCAGCCGTCAAGATGGCAGACGTCCGAGTTCTACCTCTACTACCTCGTTTTCGTCTTGGCCGTACCCGTCATGTTCTGGATCCCCTACAGCGTCTCGCGCC CATCGGATCCGAGATACCACAAGTTTGAGGAGCACTTGTCCGACGGCTGGATCCCTGGGCGCAAGGTGGACATATCCGATGCCCAGTACCACACTTTTCGAGGCAACCTCCCGTACATGGGTGCGCTGCTGCTTTGCCATCCGGTCCTGAGAAGAGCGTGGGACTTTGCTTGCCAAAAGCCCGGGcagaaggtgccgaccggTTCGGCGCGTCTGGAGCAGCGGGCGTCGTTTGACTTTGCCTTTGCCTTGCTGTACCTCCTCATCCTGCACGGCGTCTCTGCTTTCAAGGTGCTGGCCATTCTGTGCATCAACCATCAGATTGCCATGAAGCTGCCTAGGAAGTACATTCCCGTCGTCACCTGGCTGTTCAACGTCTCGACCCTCTTCGCCAACGAGCTTACCGAGGGCTACAGGCTGAGCAGGTTGGCGAGGCACGTTGCCGGCCCCGACTCGGCGCTGGTGCATTGGGGCACCTGGCTGGACGGATACGGCGGCCTCCTGTCGCGGTGGGAGGTCCTCTTCAACATTACCATCCTGCGCCTCATCAGTTTCAACATGGACTACTACTGGAGCATCGAGAAGCAAAGTGCCAACTCGTTGGAG AGCGCAGCTGATGTGCCCAAGAAGAAGCAGTTAGATCCGGCGAACCTTTCGGAGCGAGACCGGATCtccatgccggcggcggtgcacGAATTTACCTTTCGCAACTACCTCGCCTATGCCATCTACGCGCCGCTTTACCTCGCCGGTCCCATCTTGACCTTTAACGACTACATCGCGCAGATGAAGCACCGTGCCGCGAGCATCGAGCGGCCTCGAACGCTGCGCTACGGCGTCCGCTTCATCTTggtcctcctcgccatggAGCTCGTGCTGCACTACGACTACGTCGGGGCCATCAGCAAGGCGGCCCCGATATGGAGCGACTACTCGCCCGCGCAGCTCAGCATGCTGTCGTTTTTCAACCTCCACATCATCTGGCTCAAGCTGCTCCTCCCCTGGCGTCTCTTCCGTCTGTGGGCCctcatcgacggcatcgacccgCCCGAGAACATGGTCCGCTGCGTGAGCAACAACTACAGCACCCAGCTGTTCTGGCGCGCGTGGCATCGTTCGTACAACCGTTGGCTGATCCGGTACATATACATCCCTCTCGGCGGCTCCTCCTTCCGCAACTGGAGGGCCACGGCCAAGTCCATCATGACGATGCTGCTCGTCTTCACCTTTGTCGCCCTGTGGCACGACATCCAGCTGCGGCTGCTCATCTGGGGCTGGCTGATTGTGCTCTTCATGATGCCCGAGTGGATCGCCGCCTACCTATTCCCCAAGCGGAAGTGGGAGAGCAGGCCGACCGAGTACCGGATGCTCtgctgcgtcggcgccgtcgtgaacgtgctgatgatgatggccgccaacctcgtcggcttcgccgtcggcctggaCGGGCTGGAGAGCATCGTCAAGGGCATCCTGCACGACTTTTCGG GTGTCGtgttcctcgtcgtcgcgtgCTCGTGTCTCTTCGTGGGCGTGCAAGTCATGTTTGAGATTCGCGAGGCGGAGAGGCGCAAGGGGGTCACTGTCAAGTGTTGA